TCTTGTCCGCCGACATTCAGAGTTGAAGGAGAACTAATCTTCTTAACGGCCGAAAAGAAAGCAGAACTTGAAGAATTTGCCAGTAACAATAACATTAGGACAGTTGAGCGGCCAATGATTTGGGAATGGATTCTTGAACCATTTTTGGACACAGAATACACAACCGAAACAGATCAAAGGTTGACGAAGCACTTAGAAAAATATGGTCTGACAGCTCACCAGGTGAAATCACTAAGAACAGAGATTAAAACTCAAATGCTTAAATACAACTTTGATACAATGCTTTGGGAATGGGGCGCACTTGGTACATTGGACGTCTTAAGAGCTATGCGGACAAAATATAGGAGAGAAGAATTTTCAGATTTTTTTAAACGAGCAATGACAATAGCATTACTGACTGCACAATAAGCAAAACGACCAACTATCGCTCACATTTCGATTACTTTTGATCATGAATAAAAAGCTACTCCTGCTACTCTTTGCAGTTTTGATCATTGGTTATATCGTGTACGATTCCGCTACTTTGCCAAAAGCAGGTGACCTGAAAGGCAACTTCAAAGAAGTGGCCGTTTATCGCAACAAAAACAACACCGGCCCTATAACAAGGATCTATGCCGTCTCCGTTGAGGAACCTATCATGGAGGAGATGAAGAAATATGGCGATCTGATGCCGTACACGAAGTACGGAACAACCACCGTTTATTTCTTCAACACCACCAAGCAGGTACCTCTCGAACTATCCGGCACAGAGCCTCATTTTGACAAAAGCTTTGACGTCGGCTGCATTGCCATTTACAAAAAGAATCAGAATGGCGAAGTGTCATTTGGCCCCAATCGCGACAAGTCAAACTTCATAGAAGCACACTTGTATTCTGCACGCTTTTCAAAACTTCATAACTATGAATCCGAGCCTCAGGATCGTAGATGTGGCTGGTAACCATCAACTCATCGAGCTGCGCATGTCGTTGAAAATAAGCCAGATCGCTGCCGATTCTTTTTCTGTCGCCGATGAATGTGTATTTCATCATTTCTCTCACCGCGGCTTCCTCATAATCTCCCCAAAGTCCATCCATACTATCAACGGGCGGCTGTAATGGTCGACGTTTGCCGGTAATAATTCCCGTAGCCAGTTGGTAAAACGAGGTTGCAAGCCGTTCTGCTTCCCCTGTAGTATCTGCCGCGATCACATTCACACAGGCCATCACATATGGCTCCCTAAGGTATTGCGAGGGCCTGAAATTCCGGCGGTAAAGATCTATGGCGGTCATAAACTGAGTGGGGGCGAAATGACTGGCAAATGCGTACGGTAATCCCAGGTGCGCGGCCAGCCGCGCACTGTCGGTACTCGAACCCAGTATCCAGATCGGTATATCCAGCCCTTCGCCGGGAACGGCACGTACTTTGGAGCTGCTGTTCTCTGCTGAAAAATAGGTTTGCAATGCCATCACATCGTCTGGAAAATCCTGGGCAGATTCCATGTAGTTGCGCCTGAGCGCACGGGCTGTAATCTGGTCTGTTCCGGGTGCACGCCCCAGTCCGAGGTCAATACGGCCGGGATAGAGTGACGCAAGCGTACCGAACTGTTCGGCGACGACCAGCGGCGCGTGATTGGGCAACATAATGCCTCCGCTGCCCACACGGATGGTATTCGTGCCGCCTGCAATGTAACCGATCAGTACCGAGGTCGCCGAGCTAGCCACGCTGGCCATATTGTGATGCTCCGCAAGCCAGTATCGATTATAACCAAGTTCCTCGACCCGCTGCGCGAGGCGAAGACTGTTTTTGAATGTATTAGCTGCATTACTTCCCTCCGTGATCGGCGCAAGATCAAGAATGGAAAGTGGTATATCCTGAATAAGTTTGTCTGCCATATTGATTCGTAACAATGATAATGCTGCTCATAACAAGCATTTTATTAGTTCAAAAGTTCCTTTTCACAGACAATAAATATATATAAATACTTGATTTACAGCATATTAAATAAATTATAAAAGATGCTAACGATCCGACTTATCAAGTTTTGGGGAGATGCCCCAACTGCCAATCTAATGGATCACTCCTGACATGGCGCAGTTTCGTCTATAATCGAAGACATGCGTGATATCATTGATACACTTAAAAAAAGCAGCCGCGACGTCCCAATTAAAGTACTCCTATTCTTTGGGATAGGGAAAAATATGCTTCGTGATAGTCTTACCCCCAGCCTCTTTCGATGCAACGATCTGATCTGGCGCTTTCGATTTTTCTACCCAATCGATGATCAGGCTGACCCAGTCTACATTATCACAGCCTGGCCCCCCTCCGCAGTGCAGAACGCCCGGAAGGAGAAACAACCTTGCATAAGATTCCGCATCCTTGTCGCTTTTTAATATTCCGTTGTAATGCTCAATGGTGGCGTTGGCGGAGAGCGCAGCATCATTCCATCCATGGAAAAAGATGATCTTACCGTTGCGTTTTTTGAACTCGCTATAATCGGTATTGGTGGCATCCAGATAGGATGAGGCATATGCAGTTTCCGTGGTAAAATTTTTGAAGTTGTAGTTCGAATAACTAAAAGTGGAATCATTGAAAATGAGATATTTGAAAATGTTTGTGGAAAACATATGATGCAGGCTGGGTTCTTTTTGCGCGGAGGAAATTGGCGCGGTAATCCACGGGTCCCAGGAATTATCCTCGGCTTCTCCACCAAAGGGAAAACCTGGGTAAATTTGTTTGCCATTTGCAACCAACGGACTATAAATCGCCCTGATCGCTGCCATCTGAGCTTTTGTAAAACATACGCTGCCGGGCTTTTCGTTGGCGCACAGCGGCAATTTGGAAAAATCCAACTTGCATTTACCTGGGTTGTTTATGATCCCATCCACCGACCCGTCCAGCTGGTCACATTGTCGAAGAACTTCCTTCTGTAAAAGTTTGAGATTATCTTTTGTGACGACCGGGCTGAGTTTTTTTGGATCCGGATAATTGTATTGGCTGTGCTGTAGAAATTTCGCAGCAATAGCCGGCCATGCAAATG
The genomic region above belongs to Dyadobacter pollutisoli and contains:
- a CDS encoding LLM class flavin-dependent oxidoreductase — its product is MADKLIQDIPLSILDLAPITEGSNAANTFKNSLRLAQRVEELGYNRYWLAEHHNMASVASSATSVLIGYIAGGTNTIRVGSGGIMLPNHAPLVVAEQFGTLASLYPGRIDLGLGRAPGTDQITARALRRNYMESAQDFPDDVMALQTYFSAENSSSKVRAVPGEGLDIPIWILGSSTDSARLAAHLGLPYAFASHFAPTQFMTAIDLYRRNFRPSQYLREPYVMACVNVIAADTTGEAERLATSFYQLATGIITGKRRPLQPPVDSMDGLWGDYEEAAVREMMKYTFIGDRKRIGSDLAYFQRHAQLDELMVTSHIYDPEARIHSYEVLKSVQNTSVLL
- a CDS encoding tannase/feruloyl esterase family alpha/beta hydrolase, with product MRKFYISFALMLFARLAVAQHVKPCKPCEELKKLQLPDVTIVVAEANAGDTISNRDEPWRGTVVIKKPFCRILGRISKEINFELLLPEESNTRFLMSGGGGFVGTIQNDFQRKVDEGFATAGTDTGHQGGEDAKWAYNNMERQLNFGRLAIHRTAVVSKAIMQNYYCAAASKSYFVGCSRGGGQAMVEAQYYPEDFDGIVAGAPAFAWPAIAAKFLQHSQYNYPDPKKLSPVVTKDNLKLLQKEVLRQCDQLDGSVDGIINNPGKCKLDFSKLPLCANEKPGSVCFTKAQMAAIRAIYSPLVANGKQIYPGFPFGGEAEDNSWDPWITAPISSAQKEPSLHHMFSTNIFKYLIFNDSTFSYSNYNFKNFTTETAYASSYLDATNTDYSEFKKRNGKIIFFHGWNDAALSANATIEHYNGILKSDKDAESYARLFLLPGVLHCGGGPGCDNVDWVSLIIDWVEKSKAPDQIVASKEAGGKTITKHIFPYPKE